CCATCCATAAAGGAACGAATGACAAACACGTTAAATGCACTGATTAAGCCTGGAAAAATGTACACCCAAAACGAACCTAGCAGATGCAAATCCCGCATCAAAATAAACACGGGCACCATCCCGCCGGAAAAATACATCGTCAACGCCAAAAACGTAGAAATAAACTTACGAGCACGAAACTCGACCCGACTCAATGTAAAAGCAAGCATAGATGCGCAGATCAATCCGAGTACCGTCCCGACCAAAGTACGAAGAATAGATATTTGCAGTCCCTGAAGAAGGCCATCGTACTGGAAAATCGTTTTGTAATTTTCGAGCGTAAATTGGCGGGGCCATATATAAATACCACCACGAACCGTGTCCGTTGAATTGTTCAGGGAAATCGCAAGTACGTTCAGAAACGGGTACAGCGTCAACACCACGATCAGAGCCATGAGGATATAGTTGAACAGGTCAAACAGCTTCTCAGACCGGGTAGCATTAAATGCCTTATTCGTCATTTCGCTTCTCCCTCCCTACATGATGCTTTCTTTGGTCAGTTTTTTGAATATACCGTTCGCCGTAAACAACAGCAGAATGCTAACCAGCGAGTTGAAAATACCAATTGCCGTCCCGTAAGAGAAGCGACCCAAATTAATCCCGTAATTGAGCGCGTACAGATCCAGCACCTCGGAATAATCCGTCACAAGACTATTGCCAAGCAAGAACTGCTTTTCAAAACCATTGCTCACCAGATGTCCAATCGCCATAATGAACAGAATGGCAATCGTCGAGCGGATACCCGGCAGTGTAATATGCCACATCTGTCTCCAACGACTCGCTCCATCCACGCGCGATGCTTCATACTGTTCTTGATCAATTCCGGTGATTGCAGCTAAATAAATAATCGTATTCCAACCTGTCTCCTTCCATATGTCGGAAGCGGTTACAATATACCAGAACCAGCTCCCCTTTGCCATGAACTGAATCGGTTCATCCACAATATGAAGCGCTACCAATACATCGTTGACAATGCCTCCGTCAATGGACAGCATCTTGGTGACCAAGCCGGCCACAACTACCCAGGATACAAAATGCGGGAGGTAGGATATTGTCTGCACAAACCGTTTGAACAGCATACCACGCAGCTCATTTAACAGAATTGCAAAGAAGATCGGTACGACAAAACCAAATACAATCCCCATCAGGCTCATCGCTAGCGTATTGCGTAATACCAGATAAAATCGTTCATCCTGAAATAGCTCAATAAAGTTATCCAGCCCTACCCATTTCTGGTCCGTAAAAGATTTGGCTGGCTTATAATTTTGAAACGCCATCGTCCAGCCCCAAAGCGGAAGATAGCTGAAAACAAACACCCATATGACGAAAGGAATGGACATAAAATAAAGATACTTTTGCTGCTTCACACTGTCCCACAAGCCTTTTTTACCACGGTCAGGCTTCGGGCCGCGAGCCTTGCGTGGTCTTCCCCTATTGGATTCAGGAATCAAAGCACTATTGTTGGAAGCGGTTTCAGTTGAAGATCCCATAACAAGCTCCTCCTCATCTCTAGATACTATTATCATACTTTGCTGGCTTGGAAGCGGATACCCGACGAATTAGGAGAAAAATCAGTTCAAAATTAGATATATGGGATGAAAAAAATTACATTCGTGCCACTACGCATGCGGATGGTGCTTCCCATCGCTGTTGTCCCCGGATTTCTTGAATAAGCACACAAAGGTAGAAAGCCGGGGACAGTTTATGCTTGCGATGCGAACTTTCCTGCAGAAAGCTTTAAGGCGACCGCTTCGCTTGTCCAGCACATTCCGCCTGTTCCGTTCTAATGTAAATTCCCTGAAAGAAGTCTTGTAAAAAACAAAAGATCAGCAATGTAAGCTGATCAGAGGTAAAGGGTAAAGGATAAAGCATAATGCAAAAGGGATAATGCATACTGCACCACAGGTGGTGGATGGTATATACACACTGTCGCAATTAACCTAATGATTGATTGAAGGAAAAAAAGCTTTCTGGCATCAATGTGCCAGAAAGCTTTTTTGATTTATTTTACTGTGATCGTCCCGTAGTACATGTACATACCGCAATTGTACTCATATACGCCTGGTTTCAAGTCCTGGACGGTAAAATAATTATTTTCGTGATC
The Paenibacillus peoriae DNA segment above includes these coding regions:
- a CDS encoding carbohydrate ABC transporter permease; amino-acid sequence: MTNKAFNATRSEKLFDLFNYILMALIVVLTLYPFLNVLAISLNNSTDTVRGGIYIWPRQFTLENYKTIFQYDGLLQGLQISILRTLVGTVLGLICASMLAFTLSRVEFRARKFISTFLALTMYFSGGMVPVFILMRDLHLLGSFWVYIFPGLISAFNVFVIRSFMDGLPYALQESAKLDGANDFTIYWRIILPLCKPVLATIALFLAVGQWNAWFDTYLYNGGASQWTTLQYELMKILQSTQQGGSSMTNSNDMAKQMAQISPESIKMAITITVTLPILMVYPFLQKYFVGGMTLGAVKS
- a CDS encoding ABC transporter permease, coding for MGSSTETASNNSALIPESNRGRPRKARGPKPDRGKKGLWDSVKQQKYLYFMSIPFVIWVFVFSYLPLWGWTMAFQNYKPAKSFTDQKWVGLDNFIELFQDERFYLVLRNTLAMSLMGIVFGFVVPIFFAILLNELRGMLFKRFVQTISYLPHFVSWVVVAGLVTKMLSIDGGIVNDVLVALHIVDEPIQFMAKGSWFWYIVTASDIWKETGWNTIIYLAAITGIDQEQYEASRVDGASRWRQMWHITLPGIRSTIAILFIMAIGHLVSNGFEKQFLLGNSLVTDYSEVLDLYALNYGINLGRFSYGTAIGIFNSLVSILLLFTANGIFKKLTKESIM